A section of the Hemibagrus wyckioides isolate EC202008001 linkage group LG04, SWU_Hwy_1.0, whole genome shotgun sequence genome encodes:
- the ompa gene encoding olfactory marker protein a, with the protein MASESEIELEFTEDLQLTEVMRLRVQSLQQRGQKRQDGERLLLPHEAVFRLDFTDQELTFSHWKVTLTGVGRLSITGISQLWTPDLTNLMTRQLLEPTGQFWRSAGDPEDAPIKCLEADIQEFGERIAELAKVRKVMYFLFAFKEGVEKDGVNCSVVFERND; encoded by the coding sequence ATGGCCTCGGAGAGCGAGATTGAACTGGAGTTCACTGAGGACCTGCAGCTGACCGAGGTGATGCGGCTGAGGGTTCAGTCTCTGCAGCAGCGTGGCCAGAAGAGGCAAGACGGTGAACGTTTGCTTCTGCCCCATGAGGCGGTATTCCGGCTGGACTTCACCGATCAGGAACTGACCTTTTCTCACTGGAAGGTGACCCTGACCGGAGTAGGCCGCCTTTCCATTACAGGTATCTCCCAGCTGTGGACGCCTGACCTCACCAACCTGATGACGCGCCAGCTCCTGGAGCCCACGGGCCAGTTTTGGAGGTCGGCCGGCGACCCAGAGGATGCGCCCATTAAATGCCTGGAGGCCGACATCCAGGAGTTTGGAGAGAGGATCGCTGAGCTGGCCAAGGTCAGAAAGGTCATGTACTTcctgttcgccttcaaggaggGAGTGGAGAAAGACGGCGTAAACTGCTCGGTGGTGTTCGAGAGGAACGACTAG